One Brachyspira pilosicoli P43/6/78 genomic window carries:
- a CDS encoding DNA-formamidopyrimidine glycosylase family protein, producing the protein MKELPYLINLINALKGEICYSYINNVVALDKKYKELEEVKGQKIIDVLRHGGYMHFQFSQDAMLVDLGSGGSFVLTENNTYKNAIIKLETDNGNFFVVDESKDKDDATHIIPIWKDYTTMPQVGYDPLTKQFNYNLFCQLLADNATTVEKLIKNPLIISGIGDTYGDMILKRASITKRTKTTDINKAKAREIFDAIKQVLREASGNRDEEESEDSED; encoded by the coding sequence ATGAAAGAACTACCATATTTAATCAATTTAATTAATGCATTGAAGGGCGAGATTTGTTATTCTTATATTAATAATGTTGTTGCTTTAGACAAAAAATATAAAGAGCTTGAAGAAGTTAAAGGACAAAAAATTATAGATGTATTAAGACATGGCGGATATATGCATTTTCAATTCTCACAAGATGCTATGCTTGTAGACTTGGGTTCTGGAGGCTCTTTTGTACTTACAGAAAACAACACTTATAAAAATGCAATAATCAAATTAGAAACTGATAATGGCAATTTCTTTGTTGTAGATGAGAGTAAAGATAAAGATGATGCTACACATATTATACCTATATGGAAAGATTATACTACAATGCCTCAAGTAGGTTATGACCCTCTCACTAAACAATTTAATTATAATTTATTTTGTCAATTACTTGCAGATAATGCCACAACTGTAGAAAAACTTATTAAAAACCCTCTCATAATAAGCGGTATAGGAGATACTTACGGAGATATGATATTAAAAAGGGCTTCTATTACTAAAAGAACTAAAACTACAGATATAAACAAAGCAAAAGCAAGAGAAATTTTTGACGCTATAAAACAAGTATTGAGAGAGGCCTCTGGAAATAGAGACGAAGAAGAAAGCGAAGATTCTGAAGATTAA
- a CDS encoding single-stranded DNA-binding protein — MSGNANIIVVEGRLTRDPSYIKTKNGKSLCKFSIANNRYYYVNGSLQKEVYFFDLIAWGFTAEKIAINLLKGRHILVNGELRQNSYIAKDGSRKNSIYILALEVKSLDKKTIEKNNYYNNANNQIVSDVIEEGLEQVF; from the coding sequence ATGTCTGGAAATGCTAATATTATTGTTGTAGAAGGAAGACTAACAAGAGACCCTTCATATATAAAAACTAAAAACGGTAAATCTTTATGCAAATTCTCTATAGCAAACAATAGATATTATTATGTTAACGGAAGCTTGCAAAAGGAAGTTTACTTTTTTGATTTAATAGCTTGGGGCTTTACTGCAGAAAAAATTGCTATTAACCTTCTTAAAGGAAGACATATATTAGTAAATGGAGAATTAAGACAAAACTCTTATATCGCTAAAGATGGAAGTAGAAAAAACTCTATTTATATACTTGCTTTAGAAGTAAAAAGTTTAGACAAAAAAACTATAGAAAAAAATAATTATTATAACAATGCCAATAATCAAATTGTATCAGATGTTATTGAAGAGGGTTTGGAGCAAGTATTTTAG
- the tmk gene encoding dTMP kinase, protein MKGKLIVIEGIDGSGKSTIAKKLAETLNKNNIETIYTFEPTNAYYGAKLRDTMLSKDMDLDRELELFVDDRKEHIRLMIKPSLEEGKTVVLDRYMYSSIAYQGAKGIDIEKIKNMHESFILIPDIVFIFHLPVEKSLNRIMEKRGFIDRFENEEYLKKVDSIFSSFNEPFIYHINADKSIDDINKELIEILKQSKILAPNPLQ, encoded by the coding sequence ATGAAAGGTAAATTAATAGTTATAGAAGGAATAGACGGAAGCGGTAAGTCTACAATTGCAAAAAAATTAGCAGAAACATTAAATAAAAACAACATAGAAACAATATATACATTTGAGCCTACTAATGCATATTATGGTGCTAAATTAAGAGACACTATGCTTTCTAAAGATATGGATTTAGATAGAGAATTAGAGCTTTTTGTAGATGATAGAAAAGAGCATATAAGACTCATGATAAAACCATCTTTAGAAGAAGGTAAAACAGTTGTTCTTGATAGATACATGTATTCATCTATTGCCTATCAAGGTGCTAAGGGTATTGATATAGAAAAAATAAAAAATATGCATGAGAGCTTTATTTTAATTCCAGATATAGTTTTTATTTTTCATCTGCCTGTAGAAAAATCTTTAAATAGAATTATGGAAAAAAGAGGCTTTATAGACAGATTTGAAAATGAAGAATATCTAAAAAAAGTAGATAGCATATTTAGTAGTTTTAATGAGCCTTTTATATATCATATAAATGCTGATAAGTCTATAGATGATATAAATAAAGAACTCATTGAAATATTAAAACAATCTAAAATACTTGCTCCAAACCCTCTTCAATAA
- the mraY gene encoding phospho-N-acetylmuramoyl-pentapeptide-transferase codes for MLYEIFYPLRESFFGFNVFRYITFRTAGAVATALILVLVFAPSIIEKLKRLHFGQVVRDDGPETHLVKTGTPTMGGIFIVGSVLISILLWGKLDNIKIILLTISLVILAIAGFLDDFLKIKYKNSKGLPGKYKIVFQVIVGLIIGIYLYYFDKSTFLMKFDLEKGISVLEAVKVAQVPSSTLFIPFFSNVYIDLKMLYIPFSIFVVVSMSNAVNLTDGLDGLAIGLLIIMSMAFAVLSYVSGNSLIATYLKIPFISDAGEVTVFVGALIGAGLGFLWFNAHPAQVFMGDVGSLSLGGVLGIIALFIKHELLLVIVGAVYVSEAFSVVVQVFSYKLFKKRVFKMAPLHHHFEKSGWKETQVVFRFYIIGIITALIGIATLKIR; via the coding sequence ATGCTATATGAGATTTTTTATCCGCTTCGAGAGAGTTTTTTTGGTTTCAATGTTTTTAGATATATTACTTTTAGAACTGCAGGGGCTGTTGCTACTGCATTGATTTTGGTGTTGGTATTTGCTCCTAGTATAATAGAAAAATTAAAGAGGCTTCATTTTGGTCAGGTTGTAAGAGATGATGGTCCAGAGACTCATTTAGTTAAAACTGGTACACCTACAATGGGCGGTATATTTATAGTAGGCAGCGTATTAATAAGTATATTATTATGGGGAAAATTGGATAACATAAAAATTATACTTCTTACAATATCTTTAGTTATACTTGCTATAGCAGGCTTTTTAGATGATTTTCTTAAAATTAAATACAAAAACTCTAAGGGGCTTCCTGGTAAATATAAAATTGTGTTTCAGGTGATAGTTGGTTTAATAATAGGAATATATTTATATTATTTTGATAAATCCACTTTTTTAATGAAGTTTGATTTGGAGAAGGGCATAAGTGTTTTAGAGGCTGTGAAGGTTGCACAGGTTCCTTCATCTACTTTATTTATACCATTTTTTAGTAATGTGTATATAGATTTAAAAATGCTTTATATACCTTTTTCTATATTTGTAGTTGTGAGTATGAGTAATGCTGTTAATCTTACAGACGGATTAGACGGTTTAGCTATTGGGTTATTGATAATAATGTCTATGGCTTTTGCGGTGCTTTCTTATGTATCTGGTAACTCTCTAATAGCAACTTATTTAAAAATACCTTTTATATCTGATGCTGGAGAGGTTACTGTGTTTGTAGGGGCTTTGATTGGGGCTGGTTTAGGATTTTTATGGTTTAATGCTCACCCTGCGCAGGTTTTTATGGGAGATGTTGGAAGTTTATCTCTTGGTGGGGTTTTAGGTATTATTGCTTTATTTATCAAGCATGAGCTTTTGCTTGTGATAGTTGGAGCTGTTTATGTGTCTGAGGCTTTTAGTGTTGTTGTGCAGGTATTTTCTTATAAACTATTCAAAAAAAGAGTATTTAAAATGGCTCCCTTGCATCATCATTTTGAAAAATCCGGCTGGAAAGAAACTCAAGTTGTTTTTAGATTTTATATAATAGGTATAATAACTGCTTTGATTGGTATAGCAACTCTAAAAATAAGATAA
- the hdhA gene encoding 7alpha-hydroxysteroid dehydrogenase produces the protein MKLVENKIALVTSSTRGIGLECSKKLAENGAKVYLAVRRLDAGKQIADEIIKNGGKADVVYFDATKEETFTSMVEDVIKKESKIDILVNNFGTTDVSKDLDLVNGDTDTFFKIVNENIKSVYLPCKAAVKNMKANGGGSIINISSVGGLFPDISRLAYGISKSAINFLTKNIAVQYARDNIRCNAVLPGFVATDAAMENMSKEFLTSFLKNVPLNRPATTEDIANAVLFFASDMSSFITGETMPVSGGFGVPSPMYSLYQDMMKKG, from the coding sequence ATGAAACTAGTAGAAAATAAAATAGCATTAGTAACTTCATCAACTAGAGGTATTGGTTTGGAATGCAGTAAGAAGTTGGCAGAAAATGGTGCTAAAGTTTATTTGGCAGTGAGAAGACTTGATGCGGGTAAACAAATAGCTGATGAGATTATAAAAAACGGCGGTAAGGCAGATGTTGTTTATTTTGATGCTACAAAAGAAGAGACTTTTACTTCTATGGTAGAAGATGTTATAAAAAAAGAAAGCAAAATAGATATACTCGTTAATAATTTCGGCACTACTGATGTTAGTAAAGATTTAGATTTAGTTAATGGAGATACTGATACATTTTTTAAAATTGTAAATGAAAATATAAAAAGTGTTTATTTGCCTTGTAAGGCTGCTGTAAAAAATATGAAAGCAAATGGTGGAGGAAGTATAATTAATATTTCATCTGTTGGAGGATTATTTCCAGATATATCTCGTTTAGCTTATGGTATATCAAAAAGTGCTATTAACTTTTTAACTAAAAACATAGCTGTACAATATGCTAGAGACAATATAAGATGCAATGCTGTGCTTCCTGGATTTGTTGCAACCGATGCTGCTATGGAGAATATGTCTAAAGAGTTTTTAACATCTTTTTTGAAGAATGTGCCATTAAATAGACCTGCTACAACAGAAGATATAGCAAATGCTGTATTATTTTTTGCTAGTGATATGTCTTCTTTCATTACAGGAGAGACTATGCCTGTTTCTGGAGGTTTTGGTGTTCCTTCTCCTATGTATAGTTTATATCAGGATATGATGAAAAAAGGATAA
- the dnaN gene encoding DNA polymerase III subunit beta — MKFRCLKKDIVKSIGVTENVVEGKVIYNIESNVLFHLAGNMLTLTATDGSVWARSRIMLDDYEGEGTVAVYAKKISSILKEMPDGMITINVEENEKINIESENGKTKHLIIGMKTDDFPSYPESNGDINYIMLPTKELVTMINKTISSIAKEPFKPALRGICFEKTDSKFLAVATDGRRMAIIEREFEGIDAGSFSIIIEPKVLNEILVTANYDEVEQVKMGVDGQQVYFQVGKYDFVSSLIEGKYPNFRQVIPKEFAYSFRVNKNDLLDAIRRVVPMINDVRSKRMILTVSEESLKVKGINQEMGESLEEIDIKYTGEEHSVAYNYTYIQDVIKQIDSEIVTFMVNKDSSPTIVREIEREDYYFIIMPMSIGEE; from the coding sequence ATGAAATTTAGATGTTTAAAAAAAGATATAGTAAAATCTATTGGAGTTACAGAAAATGTTGTTGAAGGAAAAGTAATATACAATATAGAAAGTAATGTGCTTTTTCATCTTGCAGGCAATATGCTTACATTAACTGCTACTGACGGTTCTGTTTGGGCAAGAAGCAGAATTATGCTTGATGATTATGAAGGCGAAGGCACTGTTGCTGTATATGCTAAAAAAATAAGCTCTATACTTAAAGAGATGCCTGACGGTATGATTACTATAAATGTTGAAGAAAACGAAAAAATTAATATAGAATCTGAAAACGGTAAAACTAAACACTTAATCATTGGTATGAAAACTGATGATTTCCCTTCTTATCCTGAAAGCAATGGAGATATTAACTATATAATGCTTCCTACAAAAGAATTGGTTACTATGATTAATAAAACAATATCTTCAATAGCTAAAGAGCCTTTTAAGCCTGCTTTAAGGGGTATATGCTTTGAAAAAACTGATTCTAAGTTTTTAGCAGTTGCTACAGACGGAAGAAGAATGGCTATTATAGAAAGAGAGTTTGAAGGCATTGATGCTGGTTCTTTCTCAATAATCATAGAGCCTAAAGTATTAAACGAGATACTAGTTACAGCTAATTATGATGAAGTTGAGCAGGTAAAAATGGGTGTTGATGGTCAGCAGGTATATTTCCAAGTTGGTAAATATGACTTTGTATCTAGCCTTATAGAAGGAAAATATCCTAATTTCAGACAGGTTATACCTAAAGAGTTCGCTTATAGTTTTAGGGTAAACAAAAATGACTTACTCGATGCTATTAGAAGAGTAGTTCCTATGATTAATGATGTTCGCTCTAAGAGAATGATACTTACTGTTTCTGAAGAGTCTTTAAAAGTTAAAGGTATAAACCAAGAAATGGGAGAATCTTTAGAAGAAATAGACATTAAATATACAGGTGAAGAGCATTCTGTTGCTTACAATTATACTTATATTCAAGATGTAATAAAACAAATAGATTCTGAAATAGTTACATTTATGGTTAATAAGGACTCAAGCCCTACTATAGTGAGAGAAATAGAGAGAGAAGATTACTATTTCATCATTATGCCTATGAGCATTGGCGAAGAGTAA
- a CDS encoding DegT/DnrJ/EryC1/StrS family aminotransferase: MIRHSRPTIRKKDLESALRVMISDNLATGDIIYEFERTFASYFGKSFSAIFVNSGTSALELILRHLNVGEGDEVIMSSFLNSSPLQVVTNLKATPVLIDIDEDSFQISMDNVIEAINEKTKAIIVSHMFGNCALIDELADIKVPVIEDASHSLGGKYRDTLLGSFGDYAYFSLSATRMITSGGAGGMILTKKKGMDAIRDIINYDKKDNFIQRFNYCATDLQASIGMEELKHLERMVEVRADIASFYDSAILESNLIKLSTHDSESPSYYRYVCMLNGSMNIYDVIKMFERHNVEVARPVFKPLHQYLNLPNEDFPNTENAYLKSISFPIYPTLQKSEAELICKLIRQIR; this comes from the coding sequence TTGATACGCCATTCTAGACCTACTATAAGAAAAAAAGATTTAGAATCTGCTTTAAGAGTAATGATTAGTGATAATCTTGCTACTGGAGATATTATATATGAATTCGAAAGAACTTTTGCTAGTTATTTCGGCAAAAGCTTTTCTGCTATATTTGTAAATAGCGGTACTAGTGCTTTAGAGTTAATATTAAGACATTTAAATGTTGGAGAGGGTGATGAGGTAATTATGTCATCATTTTTAAATAGTTCTCCTCTTCAGGTTGTTACAAATCTTAAAGCTACTCCTGTATTAATAGATATAGATGAAGACAGTTTTCAAATTTCTATGGATAATGTTATAGAGGCTATTAATGAAAAAACTAAGGCTATTATTGTTTCACATATGTTTGGTAATTGTGCTTTAATAGACGAGCTTGCAGATATTAAAGTTCCTGTGATAGAAGATGCTTCACATAGTTTGGGAGGCAAATATAGAGATACTTTGCTTGGAAGTTTTGGAGATTATGCTTATTTTTCATTATCTGCTACTAGAATGATTACTTCCGGCGGTGCTGGCGGAATGATACTTACCAAAAAAAAGGGTATGGACGCTATAAGAGATATTATCAATTATGATAAAAAAGATAATTTTATTCAGAGATTCAATTATTGTGCTACAGATTTGCAGGCTTCTATAGGTATGGAAGAGCTTAAACATCTTGAGAGAATGGTTGAGGTGAGAGCTGATATTGCTTCTTTTTATGACAGTGCTATATTAGAAAGCAATTTAATAAAGTTATCTACACATGACAGTGAAAGTCCTTCTTATTATAGATATGTTTGCATGCTTAATGGTTCTATGAATATTTATGATGTAATAAAGATGTTTGAGCGTCATAATGTTGAAGTGGCTAGACCTGTATTTAAGCCTTTGCATCAGTATTTGAACTTACCTAATGAGGATTTTCCTAATACTGAAAATGCATATTTAAAAAGTATATCTTTCCCAATATATCCAACATTGCAAAAAAGTGAGGCTGAACTTATTTGTAAACTTATAAGACAAATAAGATAA
- the greA gene encoding transcription elongation factor GreA, with the protein MGKPITKEGYDKVKEKLSELKAEFDTLPAIIAEAREKGDLKENAEYHAAREKQGLLQAQISKLESDLAVCEIVDPSKMNKDIVTFGKRVKVKDKNSNAVSEYRIVGELEADMSKNEITIVTPIARGLLTKKVGDVVTIKVPAGDKVLEILEISL; encoded by the coding sequence ATGGGAAAACCTATAACTAAAGAAGGATATGACAAAGTAAAAGAAAAGCTATCAGAATTAAAAGCAGAATTTGATACTTTACCTGCTATAATAGCTGAAGCAAGAGAAAAAGGAGACTTGAAAGAAAATGCAGAATATCATGCTGCAAGAGAAAAACAAGGACTTCTTCAAGCACAAATCTCTAAATTAGAAAGTGATTTGGCAGTATGTGAAATAGTAGACCCATCAAAGATGAATAAAGACATTGTAACTTTTGGTAAAAGAGTAAAAGTTAAAGATAAAAACTCTAATGCAGTTTCTGAATATAGAATTGTAGGAGAGCTAGAAGCAGATATGTCTAAAAATGAGATTACTATAGTTACACCTATTGCTAGAGGACTTCTTACAAAAAAAGTTGGAGATGTTGTTACTATAAAAGTGCCTGCTGGAGATAAGGTATTAGAAATATTAGAAATTAGTCTATAA
- the plsY gene encoding glycerol-3-phosphate 1-O-acyltransferase PlsY, with protein MIIKILISVVVSYIIGAIPFSFIIGKVNGHDVRKEGSCNPGASNVLRVCGKKAGIAAYICDIGKGMIAVIIPSFILSDIILTHSYILIVCAVASILGHVFSIFLGFKGGKGVATSAGSMFMLAPISLLITMIFFFIGLFASRKTVAIGSTFGALAFPIVLSFLYFKANFLYRIFFNVNYIALFPITILLAVFIIIKHIPNYKRILKGEENSFSKK; from the coding sequence ATGATAATTAAAATTCTAATAAGTGTAGTTGTATCATATATAATTGGTGCTATACCGTTTTCATTTATAATAGGAAAAGTTAATGGTCATGATGTGAGAAAAGAGGGTAGCTGTAACCCAGGGGCAAGTAATGTGCTTCGTGTTTGCGGTAAAAAGGCTGGTATTGCTGCTTATATTTGCGATATAGGTAAGGGAATGATTGCTGTTATTATACCTAGTTTTATTCTTTCTGATATCATTTTAACTCATAGCTATATTTTAATTGTTTGTGCTGTAGCTTCTATACTTGGGCATGTATTTTCTATATTTTTAGGCTTTAAAGGCGGCAAGGGAGTTGCAACTAGTGCTGGTTCTATGTTTATGCTTGCTCCTATTAGTTTGCTTATCACTATGATATTTTTCTTTATAGGTTTATTTGCTTCAAGAAAAACAGTTGCTATTGGCTCTACTTTTGGTGCTTTGGCTTTTCCTATTGTGCTTAGTTTTTTATATTTTAAGGCTAATTTTTTATACAGAATATTTTTTAATGTTAATTATATAGCTTTATTTCCAATAACAATACTTCTTGCGGTGTTTATTATAATAAAACATATACCAAATTATAAAAGAATATTGAAGGGTGAAGAGAATAGCTTTTCAAAGAAATAA
- the der gene encoding ribosome biogenesis GTPase Der, translated as MKNIAILGRPNVGKSTLFNRFAGRRKSIVDPTAGVTRDISIAKTYIDDIAFNVFDTGGLLDMSEDVLNEKVREKALNTATDEAHLLLFVVDAHQTHPDDRHFINTIRKLNKPIILVINKIDSDSHNNLINEFYSLGIKDIVAISAEHNNGIDDLREKILEVFERIGIDLEAEREATQENNKEDNVVINDEEIFEEDDFDEEYDEDASKESKKQYRLDEYIAKKKIINIAIVGKPNAGKSTLLNTLIGKDRSIVSNIAGTTRDSIDETFNFKGDDICLVDTAGIRKKKNVNTDVEYYSVNRAIKAIEASDVCILMLDVFEGLTDQDKTIANLIIERRKGIIIAANKWDIREKGTTWNDYESYMKSAFPVLNYAFYARVCATRKNDAEKLLSLAIRVAKTRLQRFETHALTETMVRATREYSISAGGNPFKIFYVTQTGVNPPAFAVFCNHPHKLNSHYKRYLENRFREMFDFRGTPIILNFRKRGKKYDN; from the coding sequence ATGAAGAATATTGCTATACTTGGCAGACCTAATGTAGGTAAGTCCACTCTTTTTAATAGATTTGCAGGAAGAAGAAAATCAATAGTTGATCCTACAGCTGGAGTTACAAGAGATATCAGCATAGCTAAAACATATATTGATGATATAGCTTTTAATGTGTTTGATACAGGCGGACTTCTAGATATGAGTGAAGATGTATTAAATGAAAAGGTAAGAGAAAAAGCATTAAATACTGCTACAGATGAGGCCCACTTGCTTTTATTTGTAGTAGATGCTCATCAAACTCACCCAGATGATAGGCATTTTATTAACACTATAAGAAAATTAAATAAACCTATTATACTTGTTATAAATAAGATAGATTCTGATTCTCATAACAATTTAATTAATGAATTTTACTCTCTTGGTATAAAAGATATTGTTGCTATAAGTGCTGAACATAATAATGGTATTGATGATTTGAGAGAAAAAATACTTGAAGTTTTTGAAAGAATAGGAATTGATTTAGAAGCTGAGAGGGAGGCTACTCAAGAAAATAATAAAGAAGATAATGTTGTTATTAATGATGAAGAGATATTTGAAGAAGATGATTTTGATGAAGAGTATGACGAAGATGCAAGTAAAGAAAGCAAAAAGCAATACAGACTTGATGAATATATAGCAAAAAAGAAAATTATAAATATAGCTATAGTAGGAAAACCAAATGCTGGGAAATCTACTTTATTAAATACATTAATTGGAAAAGACAGAAGCATTGTATCAAATATTGCAGGCACTACTAGGGATTCTATAGATGAAACATTTAACTTTAAAGGTGATGATATTTGTCTTGTAGATACTGCTGGTATAAGAAAAAAGAAGAATGTTAATACAGATGTTGAATACTACAGTGTAAACAGAGCAATAAAAGCAATAGAAGCTTCTGATGTGTGCATACTTATGCTTGATGTTTTTGAAGGTTTAACAGACCAAGATAAAACTATAGCAAACCTCATAATAGAGAGAAGAAAGGGTATAATAATTGCTGCTAATAAATGGGATATAAGAGAGAAGGGCACTACTTGGAATGATTATGAGTCTTATATGAAGTCTGCTTTTCCTGTGCTTAATTATGCTTTTTATGCTAGGGTTTGTGCTACGAGAAAAAATGATGCTGAGAAACTATTATCTTTAGCCATCAGGGTGGCAAAAACAAGACTTCAGAGATTTGAAACTCATGCACTTACTGAAACTATGGTGAGAGCTACAAGGGAGTATTCTATATCTGCTGGAGGTAATCCATTTAAAATTTTCTATGTTACTCAAACAGGTGTTAATCCGCCTGCTTTTGCCGTATTTTGTAATCACCCGCATAAATTAAATTCGCATTATAAAAGATATTTAGAAAATAGATTTAGAGAGATGTTCGATTTTAGAGGAACACCTATTATACTTAACTTTAGAAAGAGAGGAAAGAAATATGATAATTAA
- the rpmF gene encoding 50S ribosomal protein L32, which produces MAVPKHRKSKSKKRSRQAANDKRFLGSLSICPQCGAERMPHRVCPECGFYKDRVVKANKNQNAG; this is translated from the coding sequence ATGGCTGTACCTAAGCATAGAAAATCGAAATCAAAAAAGAGATCAAGACAAGCTGCTAACGATAAAAGATTTTTAGGTTCTTTATCAATCTGTCCTCAATGCGGAGCAGAAAGAATGCCTCACAGAGTTTGCCCTGAATGCGGCTTCTATAAAGATAGAGTAGTAAAAGCTAATAAAAATCAAAATGCTGGTTAA
- a CDS encoding phosphate acyltransferase: MNLSIDVASGEKPLDELVNGAIGALSLNKDVNLILVGNEKDIVKSLSSLKYDKNRVDIKHSDSIIEMTETPAVAVKHKKNASVLVAARLVSDKKAEGFFSPGNTGATLAAALTEIGRLKGVMRPPLVSTLPKIGGEFCMMDMGANVDCTPDYMAQFAVMGRVFAKRYMNINNPRVALLNIGEEDSKGNATVKKYFERLRKNEKSKFYW, translated from the coding sequence ATGAATTTATCCATAGATGTTGCTAGCGGCGAAAAACCTCTAGACGAATTAGTTAATGGTGCAATTGGAGCATTGTCTTTAAATAAAGATGTAAATTTAATATTAGTTGGTAATGAAAAAGATATTGTTAAATCTTTATCTTCATTAAAATATGATAAGAACCGCGTAGATATAAAACATAGCGATTCTATTATAGAAATGACAGAAACTCCGGCTGTTGCAGTAAAACATAAAAAAAATGCTTCTGTATTAGTAGCAGCACGTTTGGTATCAGATAAAAAAGCGGAAGGTTTCTTTTCGCCTGGCAATACTGGAGCTACACTAGCTGCTGCACTCACAGAAATAGGTCGTTTAAAAGGTGTTATGCGTCCCCCTTTAGTATCTACACTCCCTAAAATAGGCGGTGAGTTTTGTATGATGGATATGGGGGCAAATGTTGATTGTACTCCAGATTATATGGCTCAATTTGCCGTTATGGGAAGAGTATTCGCTAAAAGATACATGAACATAAATAATCCAAGAGTTGCACTTCTAAATATAGGTGAAGAAGACAGCAAAGGAAATGCTACTGTAAAAAAATACTTTGAAAGATTAAGAAAAAATGAAAAAAGTAAATTTTATTGGTAA
- a CDS encoding 3-oxoacyl-ACP synthase III family protein: protein MVYIKSCKATYKNKQTSMPASELAMESIKDTIKDIDPLSIDAIICATVTKDYIYPSTACILAGKINASNAFCFDIESDFTGFISALRLAYAFVKSNRYKNILIVATESFYICDDTNRFDDASVSAIVSNEKSNIEVSFIDSVTDGSALENCYIPMGGTAKPYTKEGVNNKEHFISIKNNEIFEDEAKKAALYIKETLSKNNIEPNYYIPSYSSKNAFDAFVNTLNVPKDIVYTKMENANSSLSASSGVALSMALEDGSIKKNTKLALCSYGSGYTRAVAVLNID, encoded by the coding sequence ATGGTATATATTAAATCTTGTAAAGCTACTTATAAAAATAAACAAACCTCTATGCCTGCATCTGAATTAGCTATGGAATCTATTAAAGATACCATAAAAGACATAGACCCATTATCCATAGATGCTATTATTTGTGCTACTGTTACTAAAGATTATATTTATCCATCTACTGCTTGTATATTAGCAGGTAAAATTAATGCTTCAAATGCTTTTTGTTTTGATATAGAAAGTGATTTTACTGGTTTTATATCTGCTTTAAGACTTGCTTATGCTTTTGTAAAAAGTAATAGATATAAAAATATTTTAATAGTAGCAACTGAATCTTTTTATATTTGTGATGATACTAATAGATTTGATGACGCTTCTGTTTCTGCTATAGTTTCTAATGAAAAATCAAATATAGAAGTTTCTTTCATAGATTCTGTTACAGACGGCAGTGCTTTAGAAAATTGTTACATTCCTATGGGCGGAACTGCTAAACCATACACTAAAGAAGGTGTTAATAACAAAGAACATTTTATCTCTATAAAAAATAATGAAATATTTGAAGATGAGGCAAAAAAAGCCGCTCTATACATAAAAGAAACTTTATCTAAAAATAACATAGAACCTAATTACTATATACCGTCATATTCTAGCAAAAATGCTTTTGATGCTTTTGTTAATACTTTGAATGTTCCTAAAGACATTGTTTATACAAAAATGGAAAATGCTAACTCTTCATTGAGTGCTTCTTCTGGAGTTGCTCTTTCTATGGCATTAGAAGACGGCAGTATAAAGAAAAATACTAAACTCGCTTTATGCAGTTATGGAAGCGGTTATACTAGAGCTGTTGCGGTATTAAATATTGATTAA